A genomic stretch from Pseudomonadota bacterium includes:
- a CDS encoding LON peptidase substrate-binding domain-containing protein has translation MSIDQPTQQIPIFPLNTVLFPGGPLSLRIFEPRYLDMVRDCAAQDGEFGVNLIVDGKEAGETPSTVVMGTTARIQDFYTMDDGLLGITAVGVQRYRILKTALRDNGLLTAEVALVAPAPAQSLKTEHLLLRTLLERLLDSVSEHYNPQPVLIEDADWVGSRLSELLPLDGTTRQMLLELDDPGRRLDRLLEIVPQLQSDQGSD, from the coding sequence ATGAGCATCGACCAGCCTACCCAGCAGATCCCCATCTTTCCGCTCAACACGGTGCTCTTTCCGGGCGGCCCGCTGAGCCTTCGGATTTTTGAGCCACGTTATCTGGACATGGTTCGCGATTGCGCGGCACAGGACGGGGAGTTCGGCGTCAACCTCATCGTTGACGGCAAAGAGGCGGGAGAGACCCCGTCGACGGTGGTCATGGGCACAACGGCCCGAATCCAGGACTTCTACACGATGGACGATGGGCTGCTCGGGATCACCGCGGTTGGGGTGCAGCGGTACCGGATTCTCAAGACCGCTTTGCGGGACAACGGCCTGCTTACCGCCGAGGTTGCGCTGGTGGCGCCCGCCCCCGCTCAGTCCCTCAAAACGGAGCATCTGCTGCTCCGCACGCTGCTGGAACGCCTGCTCGACAGCGTCAGCGAGCACTACAACCCGCAACCCGTCCTGATCGAGGACGCCGACTGGGTCGGCAGCCGGCTGTCGGAACTGCTGCCGCTCGACGGCACGACCCGGCAGATGCTGCTGGAACTCGATGATCCCGGTCGTCGGCTCGATCGTCTGCTGGAAATTGTGCCGCAGCTACAGTCCGACCAGGGTTCCGACTGA
- the mpl gene encoding UDP-N-acetylmuramate:L-alanyl-gamma-D-glutamyl-meso-diaminopimelate ligase: MKLHILGICGTFMGSLALLAREMGHHVSGSDQNVYPPMSTQLSDAGIELTSGWDPAGLPDDCDLVIIGNALSRGNSAVEHVLESGLRYCSGPQWLGDEVLRERKVIAVAGTHGKTTTACMVAHLLESCGASPGFLIGGVPGNFDRSARLGEGDWFVVEADEYDTAFFDKRSKFVHYHPTIALLNNLEFDHADIFPDLAAIQTQFHHLLRLVPRSGVVIAPEDSQALNEVLERGLWCHAIRIGQGTAWQAAFTAPDQSSFALETPDTRVEGRWSLSGQHNLQNALAALCSCDAAGFSVKQAAAALDTFELPKRRQQLLAEHKGVRIIDDFAHHPTAIAATLEGLAAARPQSRLIVVLEPRSNTMKLGIHVDRLPAALKLADRVWLYAAPDLQWDTETFEQALHGRSSIVSELNKLPETLAAHLEPGDQLVFMSNGGFGGVARETARLWTAT; the protein is encoded by the coding sequence ATGAAGCTGCACATCCTCGGCATCTGCGGAACCTTTATGGGATCACTAGCGCTCCTGGCTAGAGAGATGGGGCATCACGTCAGCGGATCGGATCAAAACGTTTATCCACCCATGAGCACCCAGCTGAGCGACGCCGGTATCGAGCTGACCAGCGGCTGGGATCCGGCGGGACTGCCGGACGACTGCGACCTGGTCATCATCGGCAACGCGCTGTCGCGCGGCAATTCGGCCGTTGAACATGTGCTGGAGTCGGGGCTTCGCTACTGCTCTGGCCCGCAGTGGCTCGGGGATGAGGTCCTGCGCGAACGCAAGGTTATTGCGGTTGCCGGAACCCACGGCAAAACCACGACAGCCTGCATGGTCGCTCACCTGCTCGAAAGCTGCGGCGCCAGCCCGGGCTTTTTGATTGGCGGCGTCCCCGGCAACTTCGACCGTTCCGCCCGACTCGGCGAGGGCGACTGGTTTGTGGTGGAGGCCGACGAATACGACACCGCGTTCTTCGATAAGCGTTCAAAGTTTGTGCACTACCACCCAACCATTGCGCTGCTAAACAACCTGGAGTTTGATCACGCCGATATTTTTCCCGATCTCGCGGCCATCCAGACCCAGTTTCACCACCTGCTGCGGCTGGTGCCGCGGTCCGGCGTGGTGATTGCGCCCGAGGACAGCCAAGCGCTCAACGAGGTGCTCGAACGCGGCCTCTGGTGTCACGCAATTCGCATCGGCCAGGGCACCGCCTGGCAAGCCGCGTTTACCGCACCTGATCAAAGCAGCTTTGCGCTCGAGACGCCCGATACTCGGGTCGAGGGCCGCTGGTCTCTGTCGGGTCAGCACAACCTGCAAAACGCTCTGGCGGCGCTTTGCAGCTGCGATGCGGCGGGTTTCAGCGTGAAGCAGGCCGCTGCGGCGCTCGACACCTTCGAGCTCCCCAAGCGACGTCAGCAGCTGCTTGCTGAACACAAAGGCGTGCGAATCATCGACGATTTTGCCCATCACCCCACCGCCATCGCCGCCACGCTGGAAGGACTTGCGGCAGCGCGGCCGCAGAGTCGACTGATTGTGGTCCTGGAGCCCCGCAGCAACACGATGAAGCTCGGCATTCACGTCGACCGTCTGCCGGCCGCGCTGAAGCTGGCCGACCGCGTCTGGCTTTACGCGGCGCCCGATCTTCAGTGGGATACCGAGACCTTTGAACAGGCCCTTCACGGTCGATCGAGTATTGTCAGTGAACTTAACAAGCTGCCCGAAACGCTGGCAGCACACCTCGAACCGGGCGATCAGTTAGTATTCATGAGTAACGGCGGGTTCGGCGGCGTTGCCAGAGAGACGGCCCGCCTCTGGACAGCCACCTGA